The following are encoded in a window of Panicum virgatum strain AP13 chromosome 5N, P.virgatum_v5, whole genome shotgun sequence genomic DNA:
- the LOC120676634 gene encoding uncharacterized protein LOC120676634 — translation MPRKCRRPAPPDGDGDATAALDDADLEEILLRLPSAADLARTAALVCRRWRRVASGPAFLRRFRRLHPPQLLGFFICKGGRPCRYDVHDRSPLPVLDPTFLPLIEPNPGVGGAVSCCRNFSLTSLPSVDHWSLADSSDGLLLFCSSCDRSIHGYYLELSDRRYIPKHFAVCNPLSGHSALLPAPDSGLYLYLW, via the coding sequence ATGCCGCGGAAATGCCGGAGGCCCGCGCCGCCAGATGGGGACGGCGACGCGACGGCCGCCCTCGACGACGCGGATCTGGAGGAGATTCTCCTGCGCCTCCCCTCGGCGGCCGACCTAGCGCGCACCGCCGCCCTCGTCTGCCGTCGCTGGCGCCGCGTCGCCTCCGGCCCCGCCTTCCTCCGCCGGTTCCGGCGCCTGCACCCGCCCCAGCTCCTCGGCTTTTTCATCTGCAAAGGCGGTCGCCCCTGCCGGTACGACGTGCACGACCGCTCTCCCCTCCCGGTCCTCGACCCTACCTTCCTCCCCTTGATCGAGCCGAAtcccggcgtcggcggcgccgtcAGCTGCTGCCGGAATTTCTCCCTCACATCCCTCCCCTCCGTCGACCACTGGTCCCTCGCTGACTCCAGCGACGGCCTCCTGCTCTTCTGCTCTTCCTGTGACCGCTCTATCCACGGTTACTACCTGGAGCTATCGGACCGCAGATACATCCCCAAACACTTTGCCGTCTGCAACCCTTTGTCCGGCCACTCTGCTCTCTTGCCCGCGCCTGACTCCGGCCTTTATCTTTATCTCTGGTAA